One window of the Rufibacter radiotolerans genome contains the following:
- a CDS encoding PadR family transcriptional regulator, translating into MKVENTQVQMRKGILEYCILEIIARGEVYASDMLEELTAAKMIVVEGTLYPLLTRLKNAGLLDYSWVESTSGPPRKYYKLTATGTEFLEQLRLTWLELVDSTTFIINRKKSN; encoded by the coding sequence ATGAAAGTAGAAAACACACAAGTGCAGATGCGAAAAGGGATTCTGGAGTACTGCATTCTGGAGATCATCGCCCGCGGCGAAGTATATGCCTCTGATATGTTAGAGGAACTCACTGCCGCCAAAATGATAGTAGTGGAGGGGACGCTCTACCCACTGCTGACCAGACTGAAGAACGCCGGACTCCTGGACTATTCCTGGGTGGAATCCACCTCAGGGCCGCCACGCAAATACTACAAACTCACCGCCACCGGCACCGAGTTTCTAGAGCAGCTCCGCCTCACCTGGCTGGAACTGGTAGACTCCACCACCTTCATCATCAACCGCAAGAAATCCAACTAG
- a CDS encoding putative type IX sorting system protein PorV2, with protein MVKKLLPLISLLFLLLLPGLTWAQDISAPKYSNEFLNIGVGARALGMGGVQSAIVRDATAGFWNPAGLVGLPKRHNAVYMHSELFAGIIKNDYGSYATNLDSASALSFSVIRIGVDDIADTRRLQNEYGAIQYDSIEFFSVADYAFLASYARQSNLLKGLTLGANAKIIYRNVGKFANAWGFGIDAGAQLRRGNWQFGAMARDITTTFTAWKLNAEELEDAYLQEETSFNANSIEITLPRLILGAGRSFQFANRFSALVATDLDITFDGKRNTLISSGLVSIDPRVGLEIGYANAVYLRGGLNNVQQIEDLNGKSSWKIQPNFGIGVATHGLNLDLALSKVSDNSQVSSVIVSLAYSFD; from the coding sequence ATGGTAAAAAAACTATTACCACTTATATCTCTTCTTTTTCTTTTGTTACTGCCTGGCCTCACCTGGGCCCAGGATATCTCTGCGCCCAAGTACAGTAATGAATTCCTCAATATAGGGGTAGGGGCAAGGGCTTTGGGAATGGGCGGCGTGCAGTCAGCTATTGTGCGGGACGCTACGGCCGGCTTCTGGAACCCTGCCGGTTTGGTAGGTTTGCCTAAACGCCATAATGCGGTGTATATGCACTCTGAGCTGTTTGCGGGCATCATCAAGAATGACTACGGTTCCTACGCCACCAATCTTGACTCTGCCAGCGCCCTGTCTTTCTCGGTAATACGGATTGGGGTAGATGACATAGCGGATACCCGCCGGCTCCAGAATGAGTACGGTGCCATCCAATATGACAGCATTGAATTTTTCTCCGTGGCAGATTATGCTTTCCTGGCCTCCTATGCCAGGCAAAGCAATTTACTCAAAGGCCTGACCCTAGGGGCTAACGCGAAGATCATTTACCGCAACGTAGGTAAGTTCGCCAACGCCTGGGGCTTTGGCATTGACGCCGGCGCCCAGTTACGGCGAGGGAACTGGCAGTTTGGCGCCATGGCCCGCGATATCACCACCACCTTTACCGCCTGGAAACTGAACGCCGAAGAGCTGGAAGATGCTTACCTGCAGGAGGAGACTTCCTTTAATGCTAATAGCATTGAAATAACCTTACCCCGCCTGATCCTGGGTGCCGGTCGGTCCTTTCAATTTGCCAACCGCTTCTCGGCCTTAGTGGCCACAGACCTGGATATTACCTTTGACGGCAAACGGAATACGCTTATTTCTTCTGGCTTGGTTTCTATTGACCCAAGGGTAGGACTGGAAATTGGCTATGCCAACGCGGTTTATCTGCGTGGTGGCCTTAATAACGTGCAGCAGATAGAAGACCTGAATGGGAAGAGCAGTTGGAAAATACAACCTAACTTCGGGATTGGGGTAGCCACGCATGGCTTAAACCTGGACCTGGCCTTGTCCAAAGTATCTGATAACTCCCAGGTCTCCTCCGTGATTGTTTCTTTAGCCTATAGTTTTGATTGA
- the porU2 gene encoding putative type IX secretion system sortase PorU2 — protein sequence MKTPYYFKSFFLPLVASLALLAYGQVSYAQQVTYGNEWINYSQKYYKIKVPATGIYKLDQAYLQAAGITGVDPRNFQLYRRGEEVSIYVQGEGDGSLDAGDFIEFYGEKNDGALDRELYKDPNANHISTYYSLYTDTAAYFLTWSARPGKRMVMANQDAAGLTAEPWHWQENILLDNFEYALGKRYGENYMSWMDAGEGFSGGLTSSFTYNLPGMASNLFTGGPTPKVEIAFIGANDNNHEVEVFAVPPGGAERLLGSVKMNGYGAVKQQFNIATSDFGASGNLVLRITAKTTGSRFRTVYFKTIYPQRNTVTTASLPLQNLTPSNSPQYYLFDGSGAANAIGYDISSTDNIKRLAGTVTGAQKGFVFPAGFSKGILWTGANLVPLAAREVKFRSMAGNKASYVIISHRILMQPVGSSTNPVRDYAAYRASAAGGKYDTLVMEVGQVYDQFFYGDKSSAAIRRFMKFLIANGEPKHLFLIGKALEAAETSTVRKNPSALAVKDLVPTGGFPGSDILFTSDWEIDSYTPKVATGRIPANNPQEVLNYLNKVQLHESLPQNLEWRKNVLHLGGGIEGAERNTLASYLRSYERIAEGKWWGANVISKFRSSTAGLDTINVAKEVNAGLSLITFFGHSSTTTSDLDIGLVSNVLSGYKNQGKYPLILMNGCNVGNSFIPGRSFGEDWLLTPDKGAIAFIGQDSYGYSSLLNIFSTYFYRTAFADAEYFGKPLGVQQKQVISTLSSTISGEFAVAMMMQMILQSDPALLLVSPPNADYAIEKGGLKVTAVDGGKITANSESFLLAIDARNLGKVNDSPFYVSVTRTLENGTEILYDSIKVPPIYYRDTLKLELAANTPDGSGVNTFKVKLDHTDTIPEIDETNNEATFEVFISRSGVVALTPYEYGIVSGPKVNLVGQSTDLLSAPRDYYFEIDTTATFKSAWKKTRTVRAGLLPSWEVPLPTTGMPKDSMVYFWRFRYNTFAAGEDTVWAASSFRHIPQSAPGWSQAHIGQLAKAGLQRVEVNTSSGKVEFAPLYKTLLLKGGGGGLPMSRSAPFGIFIDNNAFFWDNCGYTTPNILAMVFNNVTLEPYTGMPTNTGWRCGLSGQFVYQFGDLTYAAYQDRLEAFLRQVPEGYHVAMIGINSIPYESFKPSLREAFKGIGSTIIDGLKNGDPFVILGRKGAATGTAQELGGNNTDTAPRNMQAVQVEKVLQVKGDQGTLTSSLIGPATEWTSLHHQVQLESSDSYQLDVIGVDKDAKETVLSTNVTASTLSLSNISASTYPYLKLRLALKDEVNRTAPQLKQWTVLYKGVPEGLVRPDLVGVDKYKNISEQANSGQVDLRFAFHNISDMNFSDSLTVEANVFQENGGKKLSTFKVKPLLKGDTVYFNHKFSTVNMKGNNRLRVTVNPRILPEQYYFNNTLEIPFTVGSLAGMPPVLDVVFDGVRILDGDIVSPSPVISMLLKDNNRKIPITDPTSMKVYLKKPGADFVEIDVASNPNVRWFAADDKNDFRVEYRPEGLADGKYTLEVQGFDALGQRAGNERYSINFEVVNEASVTNFYPYPNPFSSKTKFIFTLTGSKVPDKMKIQIMTVTGKVIREVQKEELGPIHIGNNITEFAWDGTDEYGDRLANGVYLYRVVMDNGPEEMKHRNTGGDKSFKKGYGKIYILR from the coding sequence ATGAAGACACCCTACTATTTTAAAAGCTTTTTCCTGCCGCTTGTTGCTTCTTTAGCCCTTTTAGCTTATGGGCAGGTTTCATATGCGCAACAGGTGACCTATGGCAACGAGTGGATCAACTATAGCCAAAAATACTACAAGATCAAGGTTCCGGCTACCGGTATCTATAAATTAGACCAAGCTTATCTGCAGGCTGCCGGAATCACAGGGGTAGACCCGCGCAATTTCCAGCTTTACCGCAGAGGGGAGGAAGTGTCCATCTACGTGCAAGGGGAGGGCGATGGGTCCCTTGATGCCGGGGACTTTATTGAATTCTACGGTGAGAAGAACGACGGTGCATTGGACCGGGAACTGTACAAAGATCCTAATGCCAACCATATAAGCACCTACTACAGTTTATACACAGATACCGCCGCCTATTTCCTGACTTGGTCTGCGAGGCCTGGAAAGCGAATGGTAATGGCTAACCAGGATGCTGCGGGCTTAACCGCTGAGCCCTGGCACTGGCAGGAAAATATTCTGCTTGACAATTTTGAGTACGCCTTAGGCAAAAGATACGGGGAGAATTATATGTCCTGGATGGATGCCGGTGAAGGGTTTTCCGGAGGACTTACCTCTTCCTTTACCTATAACCTTCCGGGTATGGCTTCTAATCTGTTCACTGGGGGACCTACGCCAAAGGTGGAAATAGCGTTCATAGGGGCAAATGACAATAACCATGAGGTGGAAGTTTTTGCCGTTCCACCAGGGGGCGCTGAAAGGTTACTTGGTTCGGTTAAAATGAATGGGTATGGGGCTGTAAAACAACAGTTCAATATCGCTACTTCTGATTTTGGGGCCAGCGGAAATTTAGTGTTACGCATTACGGCTAAAACAACGGGGTCCAGATTCAGGACGGTTTACTTTAAGACTATTTATCCGCAGCGAAATACTGTAACCACGGCAAGTTTACCATTACAAAACCTTACGCCATCTAATTCGCCACAGTATTACCTTTTTGATGGAAGCGGAGCAGCCAATGCCATTGGGTATGATATTTCCTCCACAGATAATATCAAACGGCTGGCAGGGACAGTAACCGGGGCGCAAAAAGGATTTGTATTCCCTGCTGGGTTTAGCAAAGGCATTTTATGGACCGGGGCGAACTTGGTTCCGCTTGCGGCCAGGGAGGTGAAGTTCAGATCTATGGCGGGCAATAAAGCGTCTTACGTGATCATCTCTCACCGGATCCTGATGCAGCCCGTAGGCTCATCCACTAATCCAGTGCGTGATTATGCGGCTTACCGCGCCTCAGCGGCCGGAGGGAAATATGATACGCTGGTGATGGAGGTGGGTCAAGTATATGACCAGTTTTTTTACGGGGATAAGTCATCAGCCGCCATCAGGCGCTTTATGAAGTTTCTGATAGCCAATGGAGAACCGAAGCATTTGTTCTTGATTGGCAAGGCCTTAGAAGCTGCCGAAACTTCCACTGTGCGGAAAAACCCTTCGGCCTTAGCTGTTAAGGATTTGGTGCCTACAGGCGGATTCCCTGGTTCTGATATCTTATTCACTTCAGATTGGGAGATTGATAGTTACACCCCTAAGGTGGCTACCGGGCGCATTCCGGCAAACAACCCACAGGAAGTGTTGAACTACCTGAACAAAGTGCAGCTTCATGAATCATTGCCCCAAAACCTGGAGTGGCGTAAAAATGTCCTGCATTTGGGTGGCGGTATTGAAGGGGCAGAACGCAATACACTGGCTTCTTACTTAAGGAGCTATGAAAGAATTGCCGAGGGCAAATGGTGGGGCGCTAATGTGATTTCCAAGTTTAGAAGCTCAACAGCTGGGCTGGATACCATCAACGTGGCAAAGGAAGTAAATGCGGGCCTTAGTTTGATCACTTTCTTTGGTCACAGTTCTACTACCACCTCAGATTTGGATATAGGACTGGTATCTAACGTATTATCCGGTTATAAGAACCAAGGAAAGTACCCACTCATCTTAATGAATGGCTGTAACGTTGGGAACAGCTTTATACCCGGCAGGTCGTTTGGAGAAGATTGGCTGTTGACCCCAGACAAAGGCGCCATTGCCTTTATAGGCCAGGACAGTTATGGGTATTCCTCTCTGCTGAATATATTCAGTACCTACTTTTATAGAACCGCATTTGCAGATGCTGAATACTTTGGCAAACCCTTGGGCGTGCAGCAAAAACAGGTTATTAGTACCCTCTCTTCTACTATTAGCGGAGAATTTGCCGTTGCTATGATGATGCAGATGATCTTGCAATCTGACCCTGCTCTATTGTTAGTTTCTCCCCCCAATGCTGATTATGCCATTGAAAAAGGCGGGCTGAAGGTAACGGCAGTGGATGGCGGGAAAATAACGGCAAACTCTGAAAGCTTCCTGTTAGCTATTGATGCCAGAAACCTGGGTAAGGTGAATGACTCTCCTTTCTACGTTTCTGTTACCAGAACCCTGGAGAATGGAACCGAGATTCTGTATGATTCTATAAAAGTGCCACCCATTTACTACCGTGATACACTTAAGCTGGAGTTGGCCGCTAACACGCCAGACGGTTCAGGGGTAAACACATTCAAAGTAAAACTAGACCATACAGACACTATTCCGGAAATAGATGAGACCAATAATGAAGCAACGTTTGAGGTATTTATCTCCAGAAGTGGCGTTGTGGCCTTAACCCCTTATGAGTACGGGATAGTATCAGGACCAAAAGTGAACCTGGTGGGGCAGTCTACAGATCTGCTTTCCGCGCCCCGTGATTATTATTTTGAGATTGATACCACGGCCACCTTTAAAAGTGCATGGAAAAAGACCCGCACGGTAAGGGCCGGCCTTCTGCCTTCCTGGGAAGTACCACTCCCTACCACCGGAATGCCGAAGGATAGTATGGTGTATTTCTGGCGCTTTAGGTATAACACCTTTGCTGCGGGCGAAGACACTGTTTGGGCCGCAAGCTCGTTCAGGCATATCCCTCAGAGCGCGCCTGGTTGGTCCCAGGCCCATATAGGGCAATTGGCAAAAGCTGGTTTGCAAAGGGTGGAAGTAAATACCAGTTCTGGTAAAGTTGAATTCGCCCCGCTCTATAAAACGCTTCTTTTAAAAGGCGGCGGCGGCGGGTTGCCAATGTCCAGAAGCGCGCCTTTTGGGATCTTTATTGATAACAATGCCTTCTTCTGGGATAACTGCGGCTATACTACCCCCAATATATTAGCCATGGTATTCAATAATGTTACGCTGGAGCCCTATACCGGCATGCCGACTAATACCGGTTGGCGCTGTGGTTTGTCTGGGCAATTTGTGTATCAGTTCGGGGATTTGACCTATGCGGCATACCAAGACAGGCTGGAAGCATTTTTAAGGCAAGTTCCAGAAGGGTACCACGTGGCTATGATTGGTATCAACTCTATTCCTTATGAGAGCTTTAAGCCGTCCTTGAGAGAAGCCTTCAAAGGGATTGGCTCTACCATTATTGACGGCCTTAAAAATGGTGATCCGTTTGTAATTCTTGGCAGAAAAGGAGCCGCAACCGGAACCGCTCAAGAATTGGGAGGTAATAATACAGACACTGCCCCAAGAAACATGCAGGCGGTGCAGGTAGAAAAAGTGTTGCAGGTAAAAGGCGACCAGGGAACCCTTACCTCTTCTCTTATTGGGCCAGCCACTGAATGGACTTCTTTGCATCATCAGGTGCAGTTAGAAAGTTCAGACAGCTACCAGTTAGATGTAATTGGGGTAGACAAAGATGCCAAAGAAACGGTATTGTCTACCAATGTGACCGCCTCTACCTTGAGCCTGAGTAACATCAGCGCCAGCACTTACCCCTACCTGAAACTGAGGCTGGCTTTGAAAGATGAGGTGAACCGTACTGCCCCGCAACTGAAGCAATGGACCGTCTTGTACAAAGGCGTGCCAGAGGGACTTGTGCGCCCAGATTTAGTAGGGGTAGATAAATACAAGAATATCTCTGAGCAGGCCAATTCAGGTCAGGTGGATCTACGGTTTGCCTTCCATAACATCAGTGACATGAACTTCAGTGATTCCTTGACCGTGGAAGCGAATGTGTTTCAGGAAAATGGCGGCAAAAAGCTTTCCACCTTTAAAGTGAAGCCTTTACTGAAAGGGGATACCGTGTATTTCAACCATAAATTCTCTACGGTGAATATGAAGGGCAACAACCGGTTGCGCGTTACGGTCAACCCACGTATTCTTCCGGAGCAGTACTACTTCAACAACACCCTAGAGATTCCTTTCACGGTAGGTTCTTTGGCCGGAATGCCGCCGGTGTTGGATGTGGTGTTTGACGGGGTCCGGATCCTCGACGGGGACATTGTTTCCCCAAGCCCAGTGATCAGTATGTTGCTGAAAGACAACAACCGCAAGATCCCTATCACAGACCCGACTTCCATGAAGGTGTACCTGAAAAAGCCAGGCGCAGACTTTGTGGAGATTGATGTGGCCAGTAACCCCAATGTGCGCTGGTTTGCCGCCGATGATAAAAATGATTTCCGGGTAGAGTATCGACCCGAAGGGTTGGCAGACGGTAAATACACCTTAGAGGTGCAGGGCTTTGATGCCCTGGGCCAACGGGCCGGAAACGAGCGCTACAGCATCAATTTTGAGGTGGTGAACGAGGCGTCCGTTACTAACTTCTATCCGTACCCTAACCCGTTCTCGTCTAAAACTAAGTTTATCTTCACGCTGACCGGAAGCAAAGTGCCGGACAAGATGAAGATCCAGATCATGACCGTAACCGGGAAAGTGATACGCGAGGTGCAGAAGGAAGAGTTAGGGCCCATCCACATAGGCAACAACATAACGGAGTTTGCCTGGGACGGGACCGACGAGTACGGAGACCGGCTCGCCAATGGCGTGTACCTGTACCGGGTAGTCATGGACAACGGTCCTGAGGAGATGAAGCACCGCAATACCGGCGGAGACAAGTCCTTCAAGAAAGGCTACGGAAAGATTTACATCCTTCGGTAA
- a CDS encoding dihydrofolate reductase: protein MIGIVVAISENRVIGKDNQLIWHLPEDLKHFKKLTMGHPMIMGRKTFEAIGKPLPGRTTVIVTRQPEYQAPEGGLVATSLEEALQQSLALDEQVLVIGGGEIYQQALPLAEVVYLTLVHESFDGDVFFPELDTEVWEVTDQEEHLADEKHAYPFTFFTFRRKAGFSQN from the coding sequence ATGATAGGCATAGTAGTAGCCATTTCTGAGAACCGGGTCATTGGCAAAGACAATCAATTGATCTGGCACCTGCCCGAAGACCTCAAACATTTCAAGAAACTGACCATGGGCCACCCCATGATCATGGGCCGCAAAACCTTTGAGGCCATTGGCAAACCCTTGCCCGGCCGTACTACCGTCATTGTGACCCGCCAGCCAGAGTACCAAGCCCCCGAGGGGGGTTTAGTCGCTACTTCCCTGGAAGAAGCCCTGCAGCAAAGCCTGGCCCTGGACGAACAGGTACTGGTGATTGGCGGCGGGGAGATTTACCAACAGGCATTACCCCTGGCCGAGGTAGTGTACCTCACACTGGTCCATGAGTCTTTTGACGGCGACGTGTTTTTCCCAGAACTAGACACCGAGGTATGGGAAGTCACTGATCAGGAAGAACACTTGGCAGATGAGAAACACGCCTATCCTTTCACCTTCTTTACCTTCCGAAGAAAAGCGGGGTTCAGCCAGAATTAA
- the fmt gene encoding methionyl-tRNA formyltransferase, protein MRKEDLRIIFMGTPDFAVPALQALVENGWNVVAVITAPDKPAGRGLKLVPSPVKEAALQFDIPVLQPTNLKDPAFQEELKSYEASLQVIVAFRMLPEAVWNMPKLGSLNIHASLLPHYRGAAPINWALIHGDKDTGVTSFFLQHEIDTGDIILQKKVAIDPKDNFGSLYEKLKHAGAELLLETVQAIVEERVQPYPQPSLQEPLKMAPKIFKQTCQIDWQCPAQEVHNFIRGLSPYPAAWTILDDKQFKIFSGHPLDFPMHSSPGLYTTDGKNYLYLQCADDTAYAVEELQMEGKKRMTIKEFLRGYTFHHTI, encoded by the coding sequence ATGCGGAAAGAAGACCTCCGGATTATTTTTATGGGCACCCCAGATTTTGCGGTGCCCGCCCTCCAGGCCTTGGTGGAAAACGGTTGGAACGTGGTAGCCGTGATTACCGCGCCAGACAAACCCGCCGGGCGGGGCCTTAAATTGGTGCCCTCGCCGGTAAAGGAAGCAGCCCTGCAGTTTGATATTCCCGTGCTGCAGCCCACCAACCTCAAAGACCCTGCCTTCCAGGAGGAACTCAAGAGCTATGAGGCCAGCCTGCAGGTCATTGTCGCCTTCCGGATGCTGCCCGAGGCCGTCTGGAACATGCCGAAGTTGGGGTCTTTGAACATCCATGCCTCCTTGCTGCCGCATTACCGCGGCGCGGCTCCTATTAACTGGGCCCTCATCCACGGCGATAAGGATACCGGCGTCACGTCCTTTTTCCTGCAGCATGAAATTGACACCGGCGATATCATCCTTCAGAAAAAGGTAGCCATTGACCCCAAAGACAACTTCGGCTCTTTATATGAGAAACTGAAACACGCCGGGGCAGAACTACTTTTGGAGACGGTGCAGGCCATTGTGGAGGAGCGCGTACAGCCTTATCCGCAGCCAAGTCTGCAGGAACCGCTCAAGATGGCCCCCAAGATCTTCAAGCAGACCTGTCAGATAGACTGGCAGTGTCCGGCCCAGGAAGTACATAATTTCATCAGAGGCCTATCGCCCTACCCCGCCGCATGGACCATCCTGGACGACAAGCAATTCAAAATCTTCTCGGGTCACCCGCTGGATTTTCCAATGCATTCTTCGCCCGGCCTGTACACCACGGACGGGAAGAATTACCTCTACCTCCAGTGCGCAGATGACACGGCCTATGCCGTGGAGGAATTGCAGATGGAGGGCAAAAAACGCATGACCATTAAAGAATTTTTACGGGGCTACACGTTTCACCACACCATATGA